A genome region from Scomber japonicus isolate fScoJap1 chromosome 15, fScoJap1.pri, whole genome shotgun sequence includes the following:
- the hey1 gene encoding hairy/enhancer-of-split related with YRPW motif protein 1 has product MKRNQDFSSSDSELDETIEVEKESTDENGNMSSPLGSMSPTTSTQVQARKRRRGIIEKRRRDRINNSLSELRRLVPSAFEKQGSAKLEKAEILQMTVDHLKMLHAAGGKGYFDAHALAMDYRGLGFRECLAETARYLSIIEGLDSTDPLRIRLVSHLNNYASQREAHSGLNHLAWGSAFGSPPAHLTHPLLLQHQQGAALAPLPRSATSSPQTPLSSTSTSSSSSSSSSSSSTSVAETHIPGRRSGSATPHSDQGPIRVPPTSATPTTVLHHALVPSSASKLSPPLLSSLSAFPFPFSAFPIISPTATVSPPVPTSSVGKPYRPWGMEIGAF; this is encoded by the exons atgaaaaggaaTCAAGATTTTAGCTCCTCGGACAGCGAGCTGGATGAGACTATtgaggtggagaaggagagcACAGATGAGAATGG gaATATGAGCTCTCCTCTGGGCTCCATGTCCCCCACAACATCAACTCAGGTGCAGGCGAGGAAAAGGCGTCGAGGA ATTATTGAGAAGCGGCGTCGGGACAGAATCAACAACAGCCTGAGTGAGCTCCGCAGGCTGGTTCCCAGCGCCTTTGAGAAACAG GGTTCAGCCAAACTGGAGAAAGCAGAGATTTTGCAGATGACTGTCGACCATCTGAAGATGCTTCATGCTGCTGGGGGCAAAG GTTATTTTGACGCCCATGCCCTGGCAATGGACTACCGTGGTTTGGGTTTCAGGGAGTGCCTGGCTGAGACAGCCCGCTATCTGAGTATAATCGAAGGCTTGGACAGCACAGACCCTCTGCGGATCCGTCTGGTCTCACACCTCAACAACTACGCCAGTCAAAGAGAGGCCCACTCCGGCCTGAATCACCTGGCATGGGGCTCTGCCTTTGGATCCCCTCCTGCCCACCTGAcccaccctctcctcctccagcatcaaCAGGGGGCAGCTTTGGCTCCTTTACCCCGCAGTGCCACCAGCAGCCCACAAACTCCTCTGTCATCCACCTCgacttcatcctcctcttcctcctcctcttcttcatcatccaCATCAGTTGCAGAGACTCACATTCCGGGCAGGCGTAGCGGCAGCGCCACCCCCCACTCAGATCAAGGCCCGATCCGGGTTCCCCCCACCTCCGCCACTCCTACCACCGTCCTTCACCATGCCTTGGTCCCCTCATCAGCGTCCAAGCTCTCCcctccgctcctctcctccctctcggCATTCCCTTTCCCCTTCAGCGCCTTCCCCATCATCTCCCCCACCGCTACTGTCAGCCCCCCTGTACCGACATCCAGTGTGGGCAAACCCTACAGACCCTGGGGTATGGAAATAGGAGCCTTCTGA